One window of Psychrobacillus sp. FSL K6-2836 genomic DNA carries:
- a CDS encoding class I adenylate-forming enzyme family protein encodes MYTEQAWIYKRAALTPAKTALIDSSTGIHWNYEQLISQISMWTHFFQQHKYEKGDRIVVLSQNRIELFAILFACGMTGLIYVPLNFRLSNRELQYILDDCKPVLIICDEEHQQAGEAFLDIELVLVTNILEISTIHSTNHKWSSADPWMIIYTGGTTGKPKGVVLSFNAVNWNAMNTIISWGLSDTDCTLNYMPMFHTGGINALCIPILMAGGTVVIGSRFQAEDALKALNTYNTTISLFVPTMYQAMLDTEYIKTTTFPTVKVFLAGGAPCPHSIYDKFQEKGILFKEGYGLTEAGPNNFFIDPLIAYSKKGSVGKSMQFNEVKIINKEGRECRVDEVGELYITGKHLFTHYWNSEEETELTLQDGWLKSGDLARFDKDGDYYIVGRKKEMIITGGENVYPQEVEQCLILHPIVREAAVIGIPDKKWGECVTAFICSTAYNRSSEDELISHCKYYLGGYKVPKKIIFVDKLPRTDVGKIDKKKLYELAREDSNKGIAKRGSV; translated from the coding sequence ATGTATACGGAACAAGCATGGATATATAAACGTGCAGCGCTGACACCAGCTAAAACTGCTCTGATTGATAGTAGCACAGGAATACATTGGAACTATGAGCAATTGATCAGTCAGATTTCTATGTGGACTCATTTTTTCCAACAACATAAATATGAAAAAGGCGATCGCATCGTAGTTTTGTCTCAAAACAGGATTGAATTATTTGCCATTCTATTTGCTTGTGGAATGACTGGACTCATTTATGTACCTTTGAATTTTCGTTTAAGCAATAGAGAGTTGCAGTACATTTTGGATGATTGTAAGCCAGTGTTAATTATTTGCGACGAGGAGCATCAGCAAGCTGGTGAAGCATTTTTAGATATAGAATTAGTATTAGTCACAAACATATTAGAAATTTCAACCATTCATTCTACTAATCACAAATGGAGCTCGGCGGATCCTTGGATGATTATTTACACAGGAGGAACTACAGGTAAACCAAAGGGCGTAGTTTTATCATTTAATGCAGTCAATTGGAATGCGATGAATACTATTATAAGCTGGGGACTTAGTGATACTGATTGTACTTTAAATTATATGCCTATGTTTCACACAGGGGGGATTAATGCACTTTGTATACCTATTTTAATGGCAGGTGGAACGGTCGTCATAGGTAGTCGTTTTCAAGCAGAAGATGCTTTGAAAGCGTTAAATACATACAACACAACAATTTCACTTTTCGTTCCAACTATGTATCAGGCCATGCTCGATACGGAGTATATAAAAACTACTACTTTTCCAACCGTAAAAGTTTTTTTAGCTGGAGGGGCACCATGTCCTCATTCTATTTATGATAAGTTCCAGGAGAAAGGGATACTATTTAAAGAAGGATATGGATTAACTGAAGCAGGTCCAAATAATTTTTTTATTGATCCATTAATTGCTTATAGCAAAAAAGGCTCGGTTGGAAAGAGCATGCAGTTCAATGAAGTAAAAATCATCAACAAGGAAGGGCGAGAGTGTAGAGTAGATGAAGTAGGTGAGCTTTATATTACGGGAAAACACCTATTCACCCATTATTGGAACAGTGAGGAAGAGACGGAGCTTACCCTTCAAGATGGTTGGTTAAAATCCGGAGACTTAGCAAGATTCGATAAAGATGGTGACTACTATATTGTCGGTAGAAAGAAGGAAATGATTATTACGGGTGGGGAGAATGTCTATCCACAGGAAGTGGAGCAATGTCTCATTTTGCACCCGATTGTTCGAGAAGCAGCCGTTATTGGAATCCCAGATAAAAAATGGGGAGAATGTGTTACTGCTTTTATCTGTAGTACTGCATATAACCGATCTTCAGAGGATGAGCTAATATCACATTGTAAATATTATTTAGGTGGTTATAAAGTTCCTAAAAAGATTATCTTTGTAGATAAATTGCCCCGAACGGACGTAGGAAAAATTGATAAAAAGAAATTATATGAATTGGCTAGGGAAGACTCAAATAAAGGTATAGCAAAGAGGGGATCGGTATGA
- a CDS encoding acyl-CoA thioesterase: MFLSEKEIEVRYAETDQMGVVYHANYVIWLEIGRTQLIKDLGFSYAGLEQDGYLSPVTNVNVNYRTPVKYGETVIIRTWIEKHSKLRTTYGYEIVHDDGTVACTATSEHVVVKKDNFRPVSLKKIHEAWDAKYVEIAKVNG, from the coding sequence ATGTTTTTAAGTGAAAAAGAAATTGAAGTACGTTATGCCGAAACAGATCAAATGGGTGTAGTATACCACGCAAACTATGTCATTTGGTTAGAAATAGGTCGAACCCAGCTCATTAAAGACTTAGGATTCTCCTATGCAGGTCTGGAGCAAGACGGATACCTATCACCAGTAACGAATGTGAACGTAAATTATAGAACTCCAGTAAAATACGGGGAAACAGTTATAATTAGAACATGGATCGAAAAACACAGTAAGCTACGAACAACATACGGTTACGAAATTGTCCATGATGATGGCACAGTTGCCTGTACTGCTACATCTGAGCATGTGGTAGTAAAGAAAGATAACTTCCGTCCAGTATCGCTCAAAAAAATTCATGAGGCCTGGGATGCAAAATATGTAGAAATAGCCAAGGTGAATGGTTAA